Genomic window (Anaerolineae bacterium):
GCGCTGAGCGGCTTGTGCCAACCGAGCGTAGAGGTCCACCGGCGCACCGGGAGGAAGGCTCCCGCTGGCCACGAGGTAGTCCGGCGCCGGCTCCCATTCCTCCACCACCGCCAGGCAGCGACGCACTTCGTCCGGCTTCAGGTGGGGGCCAGGCATGCCAAAGCGGTACTGCTGTCCCGAAGACTCCTCCAGGACGATCAGATTCTCCCTGGTCTCGTCTTCGATGGCCACCGGCTGCTGGGTTACGCCTTCCCGGCCCAGCAACTCCTCCAGGGCGGCGCCGGTGCGCCCGCCGCGAGCGTACACGGCCACTGACTCGCCGCCTAGCCGGAGGATGGCTCGGGAGACGTTGATGCCGCCGCCCCCGGGCTCGGACCGAGGCTGGGTGCAGCGCAGCTTGCGTTCGGGGACTACGGCAGTCACTGAGGTACTCTTGTCCACGGTTGGATTGATAGTGAGAGTCACTACAGCTGCCATTGGCTAGCCTCTGACCCCTTGCGCCTCGCCCCCTGTGAGGGCCTCAAACCCGGCGATGATATCCAGAAGCTCTTCGGTCACCGCGGTCTGACGCTGGCGACGGTACTCGGCCCGAAGTTGGGCCAGCCGATCCCGGATGTTGTTCTCGGCCGCCTGCATGGAAGCCAGCCGGCTGGCGTTCTCTCCTGCCAGGGACTCGGCGAAGGCACGGAAGAGCACGGCGAAGAGGTGCTCCCGGATGAGGGAGGAGAACAAGGCCTGCCAATCCATGGTGTGCATGGGAATGGATCGAGAGCGCCAGGGCTCTCCGGCCAGGCTTCGGAGCCACTCCAGGTCCACCGGCATGAGCTGCACCGTCACCGGCTCGGAGGAAGCGCTGGTGCGGGGCCGGTTGTGAAAGAGGAACACGCGGTCTATACCCATGACTGAGTGCCAGCGCTCGACGGTGAGCAGGGCTTCCTGAACCAGCCGGTTGATGCCGGCGATCGAGGCGGGCATGGCCATCTCGCCCACCACTGGCAAGTCGACGTCCTGCAGGCGGCCGGTGAGCCGGGCCCCCAGGCTGATGAATGCCCAGTCCTCGTACGGGGGGTGGAGGCGCTCTACCTCCCGGAGGG
Coding sequences:
- a CDS encoding 1-phosphofructokinase family hexose kinase — its product is MAAVVTLTINPTVDKSTSVTAVVPERKLRCTQPRSEPGGGGINVSRAILRLGGESVAVYARGGRTGAALEELLGREGVTQQPVAIEDETRENLIVLEESSGQQYRFGMPGPHLKPDEVRRCLAVVEEWEPAPDYLVASGSLPPGAPVDLYARLAQAAQRRGVRMVLDTSGEALREAAQSHVFLLKPNVAELSQLAGCPFEEECDLEREARRLVDRGVAEVVVVSLGAAGAILVTGDDASRLRAPTVPIRSKIGAGDSMVAGIIYSLARGMSLRHSVMYGVAAGSAAVMTPGTELCRREDTERLYQRLLSLETA
- a CDS encoding F0F1 ATP synthase subunit gamma, with product MAVTTEQLKDRIATAEDLQSIVTTMKVLSAVNLRQYERAVRSLRQYNRNIELGLRVVLGGRAQTVTLAEEPGGGRFGGLVFGSEQGMAGRFNDQIVEHTLREVERLHPPYEDWAFISLGARLTGRLQDVDLPVVGEMAMPASIAGINRLVQEALLTVERWHSVMGIDRVFLFHNRPRTSASSEPVTVQLMPVDLEWLRSLAGEPWRSRSIPMHTMDWQALFSSLIREHLFAVLFRAFAESLAGENASRLASMQAAENNIRDRLAQLRAEYRRQRQTAVTEELLDIIAGFEALTGGEAQGVRG